A window of the Lolium perenne isolate Kyuss_39 chromosome 7, Kyuss_2.0, whole genome shotgun sequence genome harbors these coding sequences:
- the LOC139833871 gene encoding uncharacterized protein produces the protein MLTAWYPSQFSLLAILRDRFSHSTSPQSSLSDLALVVTNVYAPADHSLTSAFLCEIENLDPLFPIPWLVIGDFDLVHDPSDKNKDNFDVTLATAFNDSIRNLDLFELPLLDRRFTWSNKRDSSVLARLDRALFNQAWNLALPNSSLSSLPRPTSDHVPLLVTASTTIPRASCFRFENAWLLDPLFLPITLPSWSRPPALDDATGDIAACPKSFRSAAKVWKRSHRFNPKFENNCSFLIDLLDLFEESRKLSLDKISLRVFCRTTLERLVLQRATRWKHRCKFRVITEGDENSCFFHARASQRLCRNSIRCLRWAS, from the coding sequence ATGCTCACTGCATGGTACCCTAGTCAATTCTCGTTACTGGCCATCCTTCGCGACCGCTTCTCCCACTCCACCTCTCCGCAATCCTCGCTCTCCGACCTGGCCCTTGTTGTTACGAACGTTTACGCTCCTGCCGACCACTCCCTCACATCTGCGTTTCTCTGTGAGATCGAGAACCTTGACCCCCTCTTCCCCATCCCCTGGCTTGTCATTGGCGATTTCGACCTCGTCCATGACCCCAGCGACAAGAACAAGGATAATTTCGATGTCACGCTGGCCACGGCTTTCAACGACTCCATCCGTAACCTGGATCTTTTCGAGCTCCCCTTGCTAGATCGGCGCTTCACCTGGTCTAACAAGAGAGATTCGTCTGTCCTAGCTCGGCTCGATCGTGCCCTTTTCAACCAAGCTTGGAACCTCGCCCTACCTAATTCTTCCCTTTCCTCCCTTCCTCGCCCCACCTCTGATCACGTGCCTCTCCTCGTCACCGCCTCCACCACCATCCCTAGAGCCTCCTGCTTCCGTTTCGAGAATGCTTGGCTTCTTGATCCCCTATTCCTCCCCATTACCCTCCCTTCCTGGTCCAGACCTCCAGCTCTGGATGATGCGACAGGAGACATTGCCGCTTGCCCGAAGTCCTTCCGCTCTGCCGCCAAGGTTTGGAAACGCTCGCACCGCTTCAACCCTAAATTCGAAAATAACTGCTCCTTTCTTATTGATCTGCTTGATCTATTTGAGGAGTCTCGGAAGCTCTCCTTGGACAAGATCTCGTTGCGTGTATTTTGCAGGACGACGCTCGAGCGCTTGGTGCTTCAGCGTGCCACGCGCTGGAAACACCGCTGCAAGTTCAGAGTGATCACGGAGGGAGATGAAAACTCCTGCTTCTTCCACGCTCGCGCCTCCCAGCGCCTCTGCCGCAACTCCATCCGCTGCTTGAGGTGGGCGTCATGA
- the LOC127313956 gene encoding 4-hydroxybenzoate geranyltransferase 2, which translates to MALLSVSHHTGVLSLHRQGPSPRQLSARSQAISTSSQAMAVLRHSQHRGVLPLRRHGPSPRQLLARSRTISAPYQSTEEDEMTEEDEKTEEDKKTEEDKKDSTPPPVSWVERSLEAALPYARLARLEKPIGSWLLAWPCMWSITMAAMPGTLPDFKLLALLGFVCIPMRGAACTVNDYIDRDFDKKVERTKNRPLASGVVTPTQGLYFLGFQLLLGLGLFFLLQLNNLSRVLGLIWLPLVSSYPLMKRLTFWPQAYLGLSFNWGALLGWAAIKDSLEPTVLLPMYIAGICWTLVYDTIYAHQDKKDDLKIGVKSTAIRFGDSTKQWISAFGTATIGGLALSGYNAGLAWPYYPFLTAAAAHLAWQISTVDLTDSADCNRKFVSNKWFGALVFSAIFFGRLVA; encoded by the exons ATGGCCCTCCTGAGCGTCAGCCACCACACAGGCGTCCTCTCACTACATCGACAGGGTCCTTCTCCCCGCCAGCTTTCTGCACGATCACAGGCGATCTCGACCTCCTCCCAGGCCATGGCCGTCCTCCGCCACAGCCAGCACAGAGGCGTCCTCCCACTACGTCGACATGGTCCTTCTCCCCGCCAGCTTCTCGCACGATCGCGCACGATCTCGGCCCCCTATCAGTCCACGGAGGAAGACGAGATGACGGAGGAAGACGAGAAGACCGAGGAAGACAAGAAGACGGAGGAAGACAAGAAGGACAGCACCCCCCCGCCGGTGTCGTGGGTGGAGAGGTCACTTGAGGCGGCGCTCCCGTACGCGAGGCTCGCTCGTCTGGAGAAGCCCATCGGCAGCTGGCTCCTCGCTTGGCCATGCATGTG GTCAATAACAATGGCGGCAATGCCGGGGACGCTTCCTGACTTTAAACTGCTCGCACTCTTAGGATTTGTATGTATCCCCATGAGGGGGGCCGCTTGCACAGTCAATGATTATATCGACCGCGACTTTGACAAAAAG GTTGAGCGCACCAAAAACAGGCCTCTTGCATCAGGCGTAGTAACTCCTACTCAAGGATTATACTTCCTCGGATTTCAACTACTACTAGGACTGGGTTTGTTTTTTCTTCTCCAACTGAACAACTTAAG CCGTGTTCTTGGGCTCATTTGGCTTCCATTGGTGTCTTCATATCCCCTAATGAAGAGGCTCACATTTTGG CCTCAGGCATATCTCGGATTGTCGTTCAACTGGGGAGCTTTATTAGGATGGGCTGCTATTAAAGATAGTTTGGAGCCCACTGTCCTCCTTCCAATGTATATTGCTGGGATATGTTGGACATTGGTGTACGATACCATATATGCACACCAG GACAAAAAAGATGACCTCAAAATAGGAGTTAAGTCCACAGCCATAAGGTTCGGAGATTCAACCAAGCAGTGGATTAGTGCCTTTGGTACTGCAACTATTGGCGGTTTAGCACTTAGTGGCTATAATGCTGGACTGG CTTGGCCATACTACCCTTTTCTAACAGCTGCAGCAGCACATTTGGCATGGCAGATTTCAACTGTTGACTTAACTGATAGCGCAGATTGCAACAGGAA ATTTGTCTCAAATAAGTGGTTTGGAGCCTTGGTATTCAGTGCGATATTTTTCGGTCGACTTGTAGCATGA